The Nitrospirales bacterium genome includes a window with the following:
- a CDS encoding alpha-E domain-containing protein → MLSRTAESFFWIGRYIERAEYTARFVNVHYHLLTEIATGEDQADVWTRYLEDTGELSVYQKLYDEVRTKSVMEFVTLNRENPDSLTNLVAAARNNARGIQDQLSSEVWHFMNDFYFSLKGKTEWDLWADTHALLNHVRNTCYTLDGVMGGTMVRDEGWNFYRLGKNIERGGRTARLLDIPVLSDPTTEPKRISEYHQCLAALKSASAFEAYRKFYSAQLVPKKIVRFLLFHNRFPRSVRFTTTQASELVELLAGHARRAETRQTIRLAGALAADLEFGSLEEVYSTGLSKFLGQVLEQLDELSNLVAQAFFRTPGYSETSLTLETQSKSQVSQVQYH, encoded by the coding sequence ATGCTAAGCCGGACTGCAGAATCCTTTTTCTGGATTGGCCGTTACATCGAACGGGCTGAATATACCGCTCGATTCGTCAATGTGCATTACCATCTGCTCACGGAGATCGCGACTGGTGAAGACCAGGCAGATGTGTGGACCCGTTACTTGGAAGACACGGGCGAACTCTCGGTCTATCAAAAGCTCTATGACGAGGTTCGTACGAAATCCGTCATGGAGTTCGTCACGCTGAATCGCGAGAATCCTGATTCGTTAACCAATCTCGTGGCGGCGGCACGCAACAATGCCCGGGGCATCCAAGATCAGCTGTCGAGCGAGGTCTGGCATTTCATGAACGATTTTTATTTTAGCCTCAAAGGCAAGACGGAGTGGGATCTCTGGGCCGACACCCATGCGTTACTCAATCATGTACGGAATACGTGCTATACCCTGGATGGGGTCATGGGGGGAACGATGGTTCGGGATGAAGGATGGAATTTCTATCGACTGGGAAAGAATATTGAACGAGGCGGCCGGACTGCCCGGCTACTTGATATTCCCGTTTTGAGTGACCCGACGACGGAGCCGAAGCGAATTTCAGAATACCATCAGTGTCTTGCCGCGTTAAAATCCGCCAGTGCGTTTGAAGCCTACCGGAAGTTTTATTCCGCTCAATTAGTGCCGAAGAAAATCGTGCGATTCTTACTGTTCCATAATCGCTTCCCTCGCTCCGTCCGCTTTACCACTACGCAAGCCAGTGAACTGGTCGAACTCCTTGCCGGTCATGCCAGACGCGCAGAAACACGGCAGACGATCCGTCTTGCTGGAGCGCTCGCCGCCGACTTAGAGTTCGGGAGCCTAGAAGAAGTCTATTCGACCGGACTGTCTAAATTTCTAGGGCAGGTGTTGGAGCAGCTCGACGAACTTTCCAATCTCGTCGCTCAAGCGTTTTTCCGAACGCCCGGGTATTCCGAAACCTCCTTGACGCTGGAAACACAATCCAAATCCCAAGTTTCACAGGTTCAGTATCACTAG
- a CDS encoding group 1 truncated hemoglobin yields the protein MTALRIYMKRGAIAGFLSLAVACSSVETPSTSTTVSLYDRLGQKPAITVVVDEFVGNVAKDNRINSRFATTDISRLKGHLVDQVCMATGGPCDYTGRDMVMTHQGMRISNADFNALVEDLVLALNTLQVPRAEQKELLDLLGSMKPDIVELP from the coding sequence ATGACCGCATTGAGAATCTATATGAAGAGAGGCGCCATCGCCGGCTTCTTGAGCTTGGCTGTTGCCTGTTCAAGTGTCGAAACTCCCAGTACCAGCACAACGGTTTCGTTGTATGACCGCCTTGGACAAAAACCTGCCATCACGGTTGTTGTGGACGAGTTTGTCGGAAATGTCGCCAAAGACAACCGAATCAATAGCCGATTTGCCACGACGGACATTTCACGACTAAAGGGCCATCTCGTGGATCAAGTATGTATGGCAACTGGAGGACCCTGTGACTACACAGGGAGAGATATGGTGATGACTCACCAGGGCATGCGCATCAGCAACGCGGATTTTAACGCCTTAGTGGAAGATCTCGTGCTTGCACTCAATACTTTGCAGGTCCCACGAGCGGAGCAAAAGGAATTGTTGGATCTTCTGGGTTCTATGAAACCAGATATCGTCGAGCTTCCATAG
- a CDS encoding thioredoxin family protein, producing MTKATFYHAGCPVCVEAEEMVAHAIDRSQYDLEVVHFAQSPDRIPEAESLGVRSVPALVLDTQVFHINFGASMVDVKKVS from the coding sequence ATGACCAAAGCCACGTTTTATCATGCAGGATGTCCAGTCTGCGTCGAGGCTGAAGAAATGGTAGCTCATGCCATTGACCGCAGTCAGTACGATCTCGAAGTTGTTCATTTTGCACAGAGCCCTGATCGGATTCCCGAAGCCGAAAGTCTTGGAGTAAGGTCAGTACCGGCCCTGGTGTTGGATACACAGGTTTTTCATATCAATTTTGGCGCGTCCATGGTCGATGTGAAAAAGGTTTCCTGA
- a CDS encoding circularly permuted type 2 ATP-grasp protein, whose product MKPLFDHYQMKSGFDEIFESSGLPRPHYRRLVERLGNFTSKDLALKRKQAEQAFLRQGITFTVYGDPQQTEKIFPFDLLPRIIPHTEWQIIEEGTKQRVRALNMFLVDLYGEQRILDDQVVPRELVESSEHFQKDLVGFCPPKGVFIHVSGIDLVRNHEGQYYVLEDNLRTPSGISYVLENRLVMKHLFPNLFADMHVRPVDHYPTQLLENLKGLAPLGKENPTVVLLTPGVFNSAYFEHSFLSLQMGIQMVEGRDLVVESDKVFMKTTQGLEQIDVIYRRVDDAFLDPEVFRQDSVLGVPGLVRAYRAGNVALANGIGNGIADDKAVYTFVPKMIDYYLNEKPILHNVPTYRCGVPEDRRYVLEHLGELVVKAVAESGGYGMLMGPSSTKKEQTEFRKKILANPRGYIAQPVVTLSHHPCLIDGGQTLRLMGRHVDLRPFVLWGEDITLSLGGLTRVALKEGSLVVNSSQGGGSKDTWVLYGDE is encoded by the coding sequence GTGAAACCATTATTTGATCATTATCAGATGAAATCCGGGTTTGATGAAATCTTCGAATCCAGTGGCCTTCCACGTCCGCATTACCGTCGGCTGGTCGAGCGATTAGGGAATTTTACCTCCAAGGATTTGGCGTTGAAACGAAAACAGGCCGAGCAAGCCTTCTTGCGGCAAGGCATCACGTTTACCGTCTACGGTGACCCACAACAGACGGAAAAAATCTTTCCGTTCGACCTGCTCCCTCGCATTATTCCCCATACCGAATGGCAGATCATCGAAGAAGGGACTAAGCAACGGGTCAGGGCGTTGAACATGTTCCTCGTCGACCTCTACGGGGAGCAGCGAATCCTGGACGATCAGGTTGTTCCGCGAGAGCTCGTCGAGAGTTCCGAGCATTTTCAAAAGGACCTCGTGGGATTTTGCCCTCCGAAAGGAGTGTTCATCCATGTCTCCGGTATTGATCTGGTGCGAAATCATGAAGGCCAGTATTATGTCTTAGAAGACAATCTTCGTACGCCGTCGGGTATTTCCTACGTATTGGAAAACCGTTTGGTGATGAAACACCTGTTTCCGAATCTGTTTGCCGATATGCACGTTCGTCCCGTGGATCACTATCCTACGCAACTGCTGGAAAATCTCAAAGGCCTGGCTCCGTTGGGTAAAGAAAACCCCACGGTCGTGCTCCTGACGCCCGGGGTGTTTAACTCCGCGTATTTTGAGCATAGTTTTTTATCTCTCCAAATGGGCATTCAAATGGTCGAGGGGCGCGATCTGGTCGTGGAGTCCGACAAAGTGTTCATGAAAACCACTCAAGGGCTTGAACAAATTGACGTGATTTACCGTCGTGTGGATGACGCGTTTCTTGACCCTGAAGTTTTTCGTCAAGATTCAGTGCTTGGTGTTCCTGGTCTCGTTCGCGCGTATCGAGCCGGAAATGTGGCATTGGCTAATGGGATTGGTAATGGTATTGCCGACGACAAAGCCGTCTATACATTCGTGCCCAAGATGATCGACTATTATTTGAACGAGAAACCGATCCTCCACAATGTGCCGACATACCGGTGTGGCGTTCCCGAAGATCGGCGGTATGTGTTGGAACATCTCGGCGAATTGGTCGTCAAGGCGGTGGCCGAGTCTGGTGGATACGGCATGCTCATGGGGCCGAGTTCGACGAAGAAGGAACAAACGGAATTCCGGAAAAAGATTCTGGCGAATCCTCGAGGGTATATTGCCCAGCCGGTCGTTACGTTGTCTCATCATCCCTGTCTGATCGATGGAGGGCAAACGCTTCGATTAATGGGCCGGCATGTCGATCTTCGACCATTCGTGCTTTGGGGGGAAGATATCACCCTCTCGTTGGGCGGGTTGACCCGCGTGGCCTTGAAGGAGGGGTCGCTCGTCGTGAACTCGTCACAAGGCGGAGGCAGCAAAGACACCTGGGTGCTCTATGGCGATGAGTGA
- a CDS encoding sigma 54-interacting transcriptional regulator codes for MNRDIGISVETDRRSFYRKLLEVSNILNSQRNSDSFWHAITSNIKDVIPWERAGITLYDPDIDAFRFYAVETSMPIVKLHCDEIIPRVGSAIGWVYEHRMIHVRPHLQAERVFLEDDLYYQEGLGRMINIPLIVSNMCIGSLNIGSVQTGDPDVEDLEFLAQVATQIAFAIDHVKAYEEISQLREQLARENAYLLEEIKGRHNFGAMVGKSEKFKKTLELAQAVATTSTSVLIMGETGTGKEMLARFIHENSLRHHKPFVRVNCASIPAGLVESELFGHERGAFTGADHTRQGKFELAHGGTLFLDEIGEMPIDAQAKLLLVLQDGMVDRIGSAKPLTVDVRIIAATNSDLSEAIAQGRFRSDLYYRLHVFPITTPPLRERPQDIPILAQHFMEEYCQQFKRKCRSIEPETLERLTQYTWPGNIREFKNIIERAMILSDSPVLRIDESLVNVSQSSACDPLPTNLKELERVRIQEALERSEWRIEGRFGAAKQLGLNPGTLRSRLKKLGISRPKETLCTESVLGQHADQSQ; via the coding sequence ATGAATCGTGATATAGGCATTAGCGTTGAAACTGATCGTCGGTCCTTTTACCGAAAGTTGCTTGAAGTGTCGAACATCCTGAATTCACAGCGCAACTCTGATAGTTTTTGGCACGCTATTACGAGCAACATCAAAGATGTCATTCCATGGGAGCGGGCGGGGATTACACTTTATGACCCTGATATCGATGCCTTTCGGTTTTACGCGGTGGAAACCAGTATGCCGATCGTGAAGCTTCACTGTGATGAGATCATTCCGAGAGTAGGCAGTGCAATCGGCTGGGTGTATGAGCATCGAATGATTCACGTCAGGCCCCATTTGCAGGCCGAACGCGTTTTTTTGGAGGACGACTTATATTATCAGGAAGGCTTGGGGCGCATGATTAATATTCCATTAATCGTGAGTAATATGTGTATAGGTTCGCTGAACATTGGTAGTGTGCAAACCGGTGATCCGGACGTTGAAGATCTGGAATTTCTCGCACAGGTGGCGACGCAGATTGCCTTCGCCATCGACCATGTAAAAGCGTACGAGGAAATTAGCCAGCTTCGTGAGCAGCTGGCACGAGAAAACGCCTACTTACTGGAGGAAATCAAGGGGCGGCACAATTTTGGTGCGATGGTGGGAAAGAGCGAGAAGTTCAAGAAAACGCTGGAGCTTGCACAGGCCGTGGCGACCACATCAACGAGTGTTCTGATTATGGGAGAGACGGGGACAGGAAAAGAAATGCTAGCCCGCTTCATTCACGAAAATAGTCTCCGACACCACAAGCCCTTCGTTCGGGTCAATTGCGCCTCTATTCCAGCCGGATTGGTTGAGAGCGAATTATTCGGTCACGAACGTGGTGCTTTCACTGGGGCTGATCACACTCGCCAGGGAAAGTTTGAATTGGCTCATGGGGGGACGTTGTTCTTGGATGAAATCGGGGAAATGCCGATCGATGCACAAGCCAAGCTTTTGCTTGTCCTGCAAGACGGCATGGTTGATCGCATCGGGAGCGCCAAGCCGTTAACGGTGGACGTTCGCATTATCGCCGCCACGAATAGTGATCTGTCGGAGGCTATCGCCCAAGGCCGGTTCCGTTCTGACTTGTATTATCGACTGCATGTATTTCCCATTACCACGCCTCCTCTCCGAGAGCGGCCACAGGACATTCCGATTCTTGCCCAGCATTTCATGGAAGAATATTGTCAGCAATTCAAGCGGAAGTGTCGAAGTATCGAGCCTGAGACGTTAGAGCGGTTGACTCAATACACCTGGCCCGGGAATATTCGTGAGTTCAAGAATATTATCGAGCGGGCGATGATTCTCTCGGACTCGCCAGTGTTGCGTATCGATGAGTCCTTGGTCAACGTCTCTCAGTCTAGTGCCTGTGATCCATTGCCGACAAACCTGAAAGAATTGGAGCGGGTGCGAATTCAAGAGGCATTAGAGCGAAGTGAGTGGCGGATAGAAGGTCGCTTTGGAGCCGCCAAGCAATTAGGGTTGAATCCCGGAACTCTCCGCAGTCGTTTGAAAAAACTGGGTATTTCTCGTCCCAAAGAAACGCTTTGTACGGAGTCTGTGCTCGGCCAGCATGCTGACCAATCTCAGTAG
- a CDS encoding MarR family winged helix-turn-helix transcriptional regulator, whose translation MRAKEVSAILERLCNLLRMEMRAFGLKHGLQPVQLEALTYLAHCNRYSDTPQAVGEYLGLTKGTVSQSLKVLEKRQLLHKHQDREDKRVVHLSPTAWGRTLVEQSLQAKGLTSALGVTSEAGRFDLQEMLLATLRNLQRQNNRKSFAACHTCRFNELQNDRYVCGLTKEPLSRKDIQLLCREHQYEG comes from the coding sequence ATGAGAGCAAAAGAAGTTTCCGCGATTTTAGAACGATTGTGTAACCTTTTACGGATGGAGATGCGAGCCTTCGGCCTGAAACACGGCCTACAACCCGTACAACTTGAGGCCTTGACATACCTGGCACACTGCAATCGTTATTCGGACACTCCGCAGGCGGTCGGAGAATACCTTGGACTCACGAAAGGAACGGTATCCCAATCGCTCAAGGTCTTAGAAAAAAGACAATTGCTGCACAAACATCAAGACCGGGAAGACAAGCGGGTCGTGCACCTGTCACCGACGGCATGGGGCCGAACACTCGTCGAACAGTCCCTTCAAGCCAAAGGCCTGACATCGGCGTTAGGCGTCACCAGTGAGGCAGGAAGGTTCGATCTTCAGGAAATGCTCCTGGCCACCCTACGAAATCTACAGCGCCAGAATAACCGCAAATCCTTCGCAGCATGTCATACCTGTCGATTCAACGAACTGCAGAATGATCGGTACGTTTGCGGGTTGACCAAGGAACCCTTGAGCCGAAAAGATATTCAATTACTCTGTCGTGAACACCAATATGAGGGATGA
- a CDS encoding molybdopterin-dependent oxidoreductase has protein sequence MNFLSRRQFLKVSAGTVAAVALADKALALTALQPVVEVGNPLGSYPDRSWERVYHDQYRYDSSFTWCCSPNDTHACRIRAFVRNGIVMRVEQNYDHQTYEDLYGNRGTFAHNPRMCLKGYTMHRRVYGPYRLKGPLMRRGWKAWMDAGSPEFSEDVRAKYKFTARYLDDMVRVSWDTAFTYVAKAMVIIANRYSGESGARRLREQGYAPEQIEMMKGSGVRCMKFRAGMPVLGIIGKMGVTRLNGGCGALLDTYIRKVKPHQAQGGRYWNNYTWHGDQDPSQPWWNGTQNSDEDLNDMRFCKFNTSWGKNFVENKMPEAHWKLESIERGGRIAVITPEYNPTAYRADYWIPIRPESDGSFFLGACKILLDENMYDNDFCKTSTDMPLLVRTDTLQYLDPRDVIKDYQLPDFSNSYSGKVQTLQPHDIARLGGLMVWDLEKGQAVPIHRELVGWHFKRSGIDPALMGTYRVKLLNGREVDVMPIFQLYQAHLQDYDLDTVHQICRSPKDLIVRWGRDIGTIKPAAIHNGEGVCHYFHMTQNGRAAALSLILTGNIGKFGSGCHTWSGNYKAGVWAATPWSGAGLSVHTGEDPFHITTDPNAHGKEIITKSYYYGEEPGYWNHGDTALIVNTPKYGRRVFTGKTHMPTPSKLRWVVNVNILNNSKHHYDMVKNVDSHIETIMNQDVEMTSDVNHADVSFAVNTWMEFTYPEMTACVSNPWVQVWKGGIRPLYDTRNDLDTVAGVAAKLAEMTGDERFRDYFKFVYENRVDVYTQRLIDAGTTTYGYSVDAMLKSEKGWMVMCRTYPRVPFWEETNESKPQWTRSGRLETYRVEPEAIEYGENFIVHREGTEATPYLPNSIMSSNPYIRPDDYGIPITAQHHDDKTVRNIKLPWQEIKRYSNPLWEKGYQFYCVTPKTRHRVHSQWSVNDWVQMYESNFGDAYRMDKRTPGVGEHQLHINPAAAKDRGINDGDYVYVDGNPVDRPYRGWKPSDPYYKVARLMIRAKYNPAYPYHVTMAKHAPYVSTAKSVKGHETRPDGRAIAMDTGYQSNFRYGAQQSFTRSWLMPMHQTDSLPGKSANKWKFKWGFEIDHHAVNTTPKECLIRITKAEDGGIGGRGPWEPVRSGFTPGQENEFMIKWLKGDHIKIKV, from the coding sequence ATGAACTTTTTGTCACGGCGACAGTTTTTGAAAGTATCAGCGGGGACCGTAGCCGCTGTAGCTTTAGCGGACAAGGCCTTGGCCTTAACGGCGTTGCAGCCGGTGGTTGAAGTCGGCAACCCCCTGGGCTCGTACCCGGACCGGTCGTGGGAGCGGGTGTATCACGACCAGTATCGGTATGACTCCTCGTTCACATGGTGCTGCTCGCCCAACGATACGCATGCGTGTCGGATTCGGGCTTTTGTCCGGAACGGGATTGTCATGCGGGTGGAACAAAATTATGACCATCAAACGTACGAAGATTTGTACGGCAACCGTGGGACGTTCGCGCACAATCCCCGGATGTGTTTGAAGGGCTACACGATGCATCGGCGGGTGTATGGACCGTATCGGTTGAAGGGTCCCTTGATGCGCCGGGGGTGGAAAGCCTGGATGGATGCCGGGAGTCCTGAATTCAGCGAGGATGTCAGGGCGAAATATAAATTCACGGCACGATATTTGGACGACATGGTTCGTGTGTCTTGGGATACCGCGTTCACGTATGTGGCGAAAGCCATGGTTATCATCGCGAATCGGTATAGCGGTGAATCCGGAGCGCGACGTTTGCGCGAGCAGGGATACGCGCCTGAGCAAATTGAAATGATGAAAGGATCAGGGGTCCGTTGCATGAAGTTTCGCGCCGGTATGCCGGTCTTGGGCATTATCGGGAAAATGGGGGTCACACGGCTGAACGGAGGTTGCGGAGCTCTGCTCGATACCTATATCCGGAAAGTCAAGCCGCATCAGGCTCAAGGCGGACGATATTGGAACAACTATACCTGGCACGGAGATCAAGATCCTTCTCAGCCCTGGTGGAATGGGACGCAGAACTCGGATGAAGACTTGAATGATATGCGTTTCTGTAAGTTCAACACGAGCTGGGGAAAAAACTTCGTAGAAAATAAAATGCCCGAGGCTCACTGGAAACTTGAAAGTATTGAGCGTGGTGGTCGAATTGCGGTGATCACCCCGGAATATAACCCCACGGCCTACCGGGCCGACTATTGGATTCCTATCCGTCCTGAATCCGATGGATCATTCTTTTTGGGGGCCTGTAAAATTCTGTTAGACGAGAATATGTATGATAACGATTTCTGTAAAACGAGCACTGACATGCCGTTACTCGTTCGTACAGACACTCTTCAATATTTAGACCCTCGGGATGTGATTAAAGATTATCAACTTCCTGATTTTTCCAATAGCTACTCTGGAAAAGTTCAGACATTACAGCCTCATGATATCGCTCGATTGGGTGGATTGATGGTATGGGATCTTGAAAAAGGGCAAGCTGTTCCTATCCATCGGGAACTCGTCGGGTGGCATTTTAAGAGAAGCGGAATTGATCCGGCTCTCATGGGAACGTATCGGGTGAAACTGCTGAACGGGCGGGAAGTGGACGTGATGCCGATCTTCCAGTTGTATCAAGCCCACTTGCAGGATTACGACCTCGATACAGTTCATCAGATTTGTCGTTCTCCAAAAGACCTGATCGTGCGATGGGGGCGTGATATCGGGACGATTAAACCCGCGGCGATTCACAATGGAGAAGGGGTTTGTCACTATTTCCATATGACTCAAAATGGACGCGCCGCTGCGTTGAGTTTGATCTTGACGGGAAATATCGGGAAATTCGGCTCTGGTTGCCATACCTGGTCCGGAAACTACAAGGCAGGAGTTTGGGCGGCCACTCCATGGTCAGGAGCCGGATTGTCCGTACATACCGGAGAAGACCCCTTTCACATCACCACAGATCCCAATGCGCATGGGAAAGAGATCATCACCAAGTCGTACTACTATGGTGAAGAACCAGGCTATTGGAATCACGGAGATACGGCGTTGATCGTGAACACGCCCAAGTATGGGCGGCGGGTGTTTACGGGGAAGACGCACATGCCGACTCCGAGCAAACTTCGTTGGGTTGTCAACGTGAACATCTTGAACAACTCGAAGCACCACTATGACATGGTGAAGAACGTGGATTCCCACATCGAAACCATCATGAACCAGGATGTGGAGATGACTTCGGACGTCAATCACGCGGATGTGTCGTTTGCCGTCAATACTTGGATGGAGTTTACCTACCCAGAGATGACTGCCTGTGTATCGAATCCGTGGGTGCAAGTCTGGAAAGGTGGCATTCGTCCTTTATATGACACACGGAATGACCTGGATACGGTGGCCGGAGTGGCCGCGAAACTCGCGGAGATGACCGGTGACGAGCGGTTCCGGGATTACTTCAAGTTTGTCTATGAAAATCGAGTGGATGTGTACACGCAGCGATTAATCGACGCTGGGACCACGACCTATGGGTATAGTGTCGATGCGATGTTGAAGTCGGAGAAGGGCTGGATGGTGATGTGCCGGACCTATCCGCGCGTTCCCTTTTGGGAAGAGACCAACGAGTCGAAGCCGCAGTGGACGAGAAGCGGACGTCTCGAAACATATCGAGTGGAACCGGAGGCCATCGAGTATGGCGAAAACTTTATCGTCCACCGAGAAGGGACGGAAGCGACGCCGTACTTGCCGAATTCAATCATGTCCTCGAATCCCTATATTCGACCGGATGACTACGGGATCCCGATCACGGCGCAGCACCATGATGATAAGACGGTGCGGAATATCAAGTTGCCGTGGCAGGAGATCAAGCGGTACTCGAATCCGTTATGGGAGAAAGGGTATCAGTTCTATTGTGTGACGCCGAAGACGCGGCATCGGGTGCACAGTCAGTGGTCGGTCAACGACTGGGTGCAGATGTATGAGTCGAACTTCGGTGATGCCTACCGGATGGATAAACGGACACCGGGCGTCGGGGAGCATCAGTTGCACATCAACCCAGCAGCGGCGAAAGATCGGGGGATCAATGACGGGGACTATGTCTACGTCGATGGGAACCCGGTGGATCGGCCGTACCGGGGCTGGAAGCCCAGTGACCCGTACTACAAGGTGGCGCGGTTGATGATTCGGGCGAAGTATAACCCGGCGTATCCGTACCATGTGACGATGGCGAAGCATGCGCCCTATGTGTCGACGGCGAAGTCGGTGAAGGGGCATGAGACGCGGCCGGATGGGCGGGCGATTGCGATGGATACGGGGTATCAGTCGAACTTCCGGTATGGGGCGCAACAGTCCTTTACGCGGAGTTGGTTGATGCCGATGCATCAGACAGATTCCTTGCCTGGTAAGAGTGCCAATAAGTGGAAGTTTAAATGGGGATTCGAAATCGATCACCATGCAGTGAACACGACACCCAAGGAATGTTTGATTCGTATCACCAAAGCCGAGGATGGAGGAATCGGCGGTCGCGGTCCATGGGAGCCAGTCCGTTCCGGGTTTACGCCGGGGCAGGAAAATGAGTTCATGATCAAATGGCTCAAAGGCGACCATATTAAGATCAAGGTGTAA
- a CDS encoding nitrate oxidoreductase subunit beta, protein MPEVYNWHLGRKMLYPYEERHPKWQFAFVFNINRCLACQTCSMADKSTWLFSKGQEYMWWNNVETKPYGGYPQFYDVKITQLIEQVNPGGQVWNVRVGRKHHAPYGVFEGMTIFDAGAKIGQAAIGYIPTDQEWRFVNIYEDTATSMRAIVEGVDKTGFTKEEPWKMTGSSLPEHETYFFYLQRICNHCTYPGCLAACPRKAIYKRPEDGIVLIDQNRCRGYKKCVEQCPFKKPMYRGTTRVTEKCIACYPRVEGKDPLTGGEPMETRCMAACVGKIRLQSLVKVGEDGLWAEDRWNPLYYAIRVEQVALPLYPQWGTEPNGYYIPPRQAPRGYTRQMFGPGVDNAIEKYLVPSRELLAVLQLWRASQQILFRYDVIPGPKVFETMIHGKKFEMYNDTVLGFNKSGKEAVRQQVEEPIYIRPAERVNWL, encoded by the coding sequence ATGCCAGAGGTTTATAATTGGCACCTAGGACGGAAGATGCTGTATCCGTATGAGGAGCGGCATCCGAAATGGCAATTTGCCTTTGTGTTTAATATTAATCGGTGTTTAGCCTGTCAAACGTGTTCGATGGCGGATAAGTCGACATGGTTGTTCTCGAAGGGGCAGGAGTACATGTGGTGGAACAACGTGGAGACGAAGCCGTATGGGGGGTATCCGCAGTTCTACGACGTGAAGATCACGCAGTTGATCGAGCAGGTGAACCCCGGGGGGCAGGTGTGGAACGTGCGGGTGGGGCGGAAGCACCATGCGCCGTACGGGGTGTTCGAAGGGATGACGATCTTTGACGCGGGCGCCAAGATTGGGCAAGCGGCGATCGGGTATATTCCGACGGACCAGGAATGGCGGTTTGTGAACATCTATGAAGACACGGCGACGTCGATGCGAGCGATCGTGGAAGGCGTGGATAAGACGGGGTTTACGAAGGAAGAGCCGTGGAAGATGACGGGAAGCAGTTTGCCGGAGCATGAGACGTACTTCTTCTACCTGCAACGGATCTGTAACCACTGTACGTACCCGGGGTGTTTGGCGGCGTGTCCGCGCAAGGCGATCTACAAGCGGCCGGAAGACGGGATCGTGTTGATCGACCAGAACCGGTGCCGGGGGTATAAGAAGTGTGTGGAGCAGTGCCCGTTTAAGAAGCCGATGTACCGGGGGACGACGCGGGTGACGGAGAAGTGTATTGCGTGTTATCCGCGGGTGGAGGGCAAAGACCCGTTGACCGGTGGCGAGCCGATGGAGACGCGGTGTATGGCGGCCTGTGTGGGGAAGATCCGGTTACAGAGCCTGGTGAAAGTAGGGGAAGATGGGCTGTGGGCGGAAGACCGGTGGAATCCGTTGTACTATGCCATTCGGGTGGAACAGGTGGCGTTGCCGCTGTACCCGCAATGGGGGACGGAGCCGAACGGGTACTATATCCCGCCCCGACAGGCGCCGCGAGGGTATACGCGGCAGATGTTTGGGCCAGGGGTGGATAATGCGATCGAGAAGTACCTGGTGCCGAGTCGGGAGTTGTTGGCGGTGCTGCAGTTGTGGCGGGCGAGCCAGCAGATCCTGTTCCGCTATGATGTGATTCCGGGTCCGAAAGTGTTTGAAACCATGATTCACGGGAAGAAGTTTGAGATGTACAATGACACCGTGTTGGGGTTCAACAAGTCGGGCAAGGAAGCGGTGCGGCAGCAGGTGGAGGAGCCGATCTACATCCGGCCGGCCGAACGGGTCAACTGGTTGTAG
- a CDS encoding response regulator: protein MVKPYVFVVDDEEVIRRGIVHRLTRHHFHVKDFDSGEAVLSFSKLLDRTPDVVVLDYNMPGLNGLETLKELRTMMPAVTAVILTAYRGAVDEDMAKKLGVFEIFTKSVELEGLVPLVNGAMAIHKLRGQKVTFPTHDRQVMGEAGRHDE from the coding sequence TTGGTTAAACCGTATGTGTTTGTTGTTGACGATGAGGAGGTGATTCGGCGAGGCATTGTGCATCGTCTGACTCGTCACCATTTTCATGTGAAGGATTTTGACTCAGGAGAAGCCGTATTAAGTTTTTCGAAATTGTTGGATCGGACCCCGGACGTGGTGGTGTTGGATTACAACATGCCGGGTCTCAATGGGCTGGAAACCTTAAAGGAGTTAAGGACAATGATGCCGGCGGTCACCGCCGTCATCTTGACGGCCTATCGGGGAGCGGTCGATGAAGATATGGCGAAGAAATTAGGGGTGTTCGAGATATTCACGAAAAGCGTGGAGCTCGAAGGCCTGGTCCCTCTCGTGAATGGTGCGATGGCCATACATAAGTTGCGTGGTCAAAAAGTCACATTTCCTACACATGACAGGCAGGTCATGGGTGAAGCCGGTCGCCACGACGAGTGA